Proteins encoded within one genomic window of Lagenorhynchus albirostris chromosome 9, mLagAlb1.1, whole genome shotgun sequence:
- the MMP1 gene encoding interstitial collagenase isoform X1: MQKFFGLKVTGKPDAETLNVMKQPRCGVPDMAQFVLTQGSPRWKDTHLTYRIENYTPDLSRAAVDHAIEKAFQLWSSVSPLTFTKVSEGQADIMISFVRGDHRDNSPFDGPGGNLAHAFQPGPHIGGDIHFDEDERWTNNFRDYNLYRVAAHELGHSLGLAHSTDIGALMYPNYIFSGDVQLSQDDISGIQAIYGPSQNPTQPIGPQTPQVCDSKLTFDAITTIRGEVMFFKDRFYMRTNPFYPEAELNFISVFWPHLPNGLQAAYEVANRDEVRFFKGNKYWAVKGQDVLYGYPKYIYRSFGFPRTVKNIDAAVSDEDTGKTYFFVANKCWRYDEYKQSMDAGYPKMIAEDFPGIGSKVDAVFQKDGFFYFFHGTRQYKFDTKTKRILTLQKANSWFNCRKN; the protein is encoded by the exons ATGCAAAAGTTCTTTGGGCTGAAGGTGACGGGGAAACCAGATGCTGAAACCCTGAATGTGATGAAGCAGCCCAGATGTGGGGTGCCTGACATGGCTCAGTTTGTTCTCACTCAGGGGAGCCCGCGGTGGAAGGACACACACCTGACCTACAG gATTGAAAACTACACACCAGATCTGTCAAGAGCAGCTGTGGACCATGCCATTGAGAAAGCCTTTCAACTCTGGAGCAGTGTGTCACCCTTGACCTTCACCAAGGTCTCTGAGGGTCAAGCAGACATAATGATATCCTTTGTCAGGGGAG ATCATCGTGACAATTCTCCCTTTGATGGACCGGGTGGAAACCTCGCTCATGCTTTTCAACCAGGCCCACATATCGGAGGGGATATCCATTTTGATGAAGATGAAAGGTGGACCAACAATTTCAGAG ATTATAACTTGTATCGTGTGGCAGCTCATGAATTGGGCCATTCCCTTGGACTTGCTCATTCTACTGACATTGGGGCTTTGATGTACCCCAACTACATCTTCAGTGGTGATGTTCAGCTATCTCAGGATGACATCAGTGGGATCCAGGCCATCTATG GACCTTCCCAAAATCCCACTCAGCCAATTGGCCCGCAAACCCCACAAGTGTGTGATAGTAAGCTAACTTTTGATGCTATAACTACAATCCGGGGAGAAGTGATGTTCTTTAAAGACAG GTTCTACATGCGCACAAATCCCTTCTACCCAGAAGCtgagctcaatttcatttctgttttctggcCCCATCTGCCAAATGGACTTCAGGCTGCTTATGAGGTTGCCAATAGAGATGAAGTTCGGTTTTTCAAAG GTAATAAGTACTGGGCTGTCAAGGGGCAAGATGTGTTATACGGATACCCCAAGTACATCTACAGATCCTTTGGTTTCCCTAGGACTGTGAAGAACATCGACGCTGCTGTTTCTGATGAAGATACTGGGAAAACGTACTTCTTTGTTGCTAACAAATGCTGGAG GTATGATGAATATAAACAATCCATGGATGCAGGTTATCCCAAAATGATAGCAGAAGATTTTCCTGGAATTGGCAGCAAAGTTGATGCTGTTTTCCAGAAAGACG gatttttctatttcttccatggAACAAGGCAATACAAATTTGATaccaaaactaagagaattttgaCTCTCCAAAAAGCTAATAGCTGGTTCAACTGCAGAAAAAATTGA
- the MMP1 gene encoding interstitial collagenase isoform X2 yields the protein MQKFFGLKVTGKPDAETLNVMKQPRCGVPDMAQFVLTQGSPRWKDTHLTYRIENYTPDLSRAAVDHAIEKAFQLWSSVSPLTFTKVSEGQADIMISFVRGDHRDNSPFDGPGGNLAHAFQPGPHIGGDIHFDEDERWTNNFRDYNLYRVAAHELGHSLGLAHSTDIGALMYPNYIFSGDVQLSQDDISGIQAIYGPSQNPTQPIGPQTPQVCDSKLTFDAITTIRGEVMFFKDRFYMRTNPFYPEAELNFISVFWPHLPNGLQAAYEVANRDEVRFFKGNKYWAVKGQDVLYGYPKYIYRSFGFPRTVKNIDAAVSDEDTGKTYFFVANKCWRYDEYKQSMDAGYPKMIAEDFPGIGSKVDAVFQKDGLFYLFSGSSQFEFDPNARMVTRVLESNSRLYC from the exons ATGCAAAAGTTCTTTGGGCTGAAGGTGACGGGGAAACCAGATGCTGAAACCCTGAATGTGATGAAGCAGCCCAGATGTGGGGTGCCTGACATGGCTCAGTTTGTTCTCACTCAGGGGAGCCCGCGGTGGAAGGACACACACCTGACCTACAG gATTGAAAACTACACACCAGATCTGTCAAGAGCAGCTGTGGACCATGCCATTGAGAAAGCCTTTCAACTCTGGAGCAGTGTGTCACCCTTGACCTTCACCAAGGTCTCTGAGGGTCAAGCAGACATAATGATATCCTTTGTCAGGGGAG ATCATCGTGACAATTCTCCCTTTGATGGACCGGGTGGAAACCTCGCTCATGCTTTTCAACCAGGCCCACATATCGGAGGGGATATCCATTTTGATGAAGATGAAAGGTGGACCAACAATTTCAGAG ATTATAACTTGTATCGTGTGGCAGCTCATGAATTGGGCCATTCCCTTGGACTTGCTCATTCTACTGACATTGGGGCTTTGATGTACCCCAACTACATCTTCAGTGGTGATGTTCAGCTATCTCAGGATGACATCAGTGGGATCCAGGCCATCTATG GACCTTCCCAAAATCCCACTCAGCCAATTGGCCCGCAAACCCCACAAGTGTGTGATAGTAAGCTAACTTTTGATGCTATAACTACAATCCGGGGAGAAGTGATGTTCTTTAAAGACAG GTTCTACATGCGCACAAATCCCTTCTACCCAGAAGCtgagctcaatttcatttctgttttctggcCCCATCTGCCAAATGGACTTCAGGCTGCTTATGAGGTTGCCAATAGAGATGAAGTTCGGTTTTTCAAAG GTAATAAGTACTGGGCTGTCAAGGGGCAAGATGTGTTATACGGATACCCCAAGTACATCTACAGATCCTTTGGTTTCCCTAGGACTGTGAAGAACATCGACGCTGCTGTTTCTGATGAAGATACTGGGAAAACGTACTTCTTTGTTGCTAACAAATGCTGGAG GTATGATGAATATAAACAATCCATGGATGCAGGTTATCCCAAAATGATAGCAGAAGATTTTCCTGGAATTGGCAGCAAAGTTGATGCTGTTTTCCAGAAAGACG GACTTTTCTATTTGTTCAGTGGGTCGTCACAGTTTGAGTTTGACCCTAATGCCAGGATGGTGACACGTGTATTGGAGAGTAACAGCCGGTTATATTGTTAG